Proteins encoded within one genomic window of Treponema primitia ZAS-1:
- a CDS encoding PQQ-binding-like beta-propeller repeat protein: protein MNPKTQLFLFCAVLGLLSPALGAQQAPAWRQALGGAVIGAPAAQAESVVAICDGGTVEAYSRQGIHLWSFNARGRLSPYLTRSPEGTSYVCRTNGLLIALNRIGREVWRVSLGSPITAPVLVGWDGRIFVPTATQIACYTASGFLLWSKPLNGALALKPQPDKLGGLLTVRSDGQLLILGPYGNVISRRLNEVPAAVLPLDAAAAKLLAPGASRAAVDIVKAAAEEAAKLAAEAKAAAIRAKEAADRAAAAAAAAPANNGAQTAAKSAEEAAVVAALNAAEKTRAAEEAAARRPPVFRGDEQTVLVIYKNGQAESIRWYNDGESAFAASFPSLGSAPLAAVNREDTIGAAMANGKVLLFSSRGRALWSVDSPTGDSSPEAAANTSLLYDERGIYALTRNGAAGYGIDGKQLWTLPTQGTASPPAFSDEGILYSGGSDWVLYAYHMEDTVKIRKQSIYGPAAEGSYSNGDPRPSPWAADNDRYEPAVMGERLALISTAIRNGQVGARERDYTAYLMEVAGSLAEAPMNQSLLHPLVHVHYRVEAARLLSYIGSRETVPFLADLCRNDPDSVVKSTAAEAIGYIGVDPEGTAFTAFTYLIFPLAPTRDERLMAAIAVATGSLCRFSGPPLSETGTRLLTALASLGPSFAQAVARKELHSLYY, encoded by the coding sequence ATGAACCCAAAAACCCAGCTCTTCCTTTTCTGCGCCGTCCTCGGCCTTTTGTCCCCGGCCCTTGGGGCCCAGCAGGCGCCCGCTTGGCGTCAAGCCTTGGGGGGGGCGGTGATCGGCGCTCCCGCAGCCCAGGCGGAGTCGGTGGTGGCGATCTGCGATGGGGGAACTGTGGAAGCCTACAGCCGCCAGGGGATCCACCTTTGGAGCTTCAACGCCCGGGGCCGGCTAAGCCCCTACCTCACCAGATCACCGGAAGGGACCAGTTATGTATGCCGAACCAACGGGCTCCTTATCGCCCTAAACCGGATAGGCCGGGAAGTATGGCGGGTCAGCCTGGGAAGCCCCATCACAGCGCCGGTTCTGGTGGGCTGGGATGGGCGTATCTTCGTTCCCACGGCTACCCAAATCGCCTGTTATACCGCCTCGGGGTTTCTGCTCTGGTCGAAGCCCCTGAACGGCGCCCTTGCCCTTAAGCCCCAGCCGGATAAGCTGGGGGGTCTCCTCACGGTCCGCAGTGACGGGCAGCTCCTTATCCTGGGTCCCTACGGAAATGTTATATCCCGGCGGCTGAACGAAGTACCCGCCGCCGTTCTTCCCCTGGATGCCGCGGCCGCAAAGCTGCTGGCCCCCGGCGCCTCCAGGGCTGCCGTGGATATCGTGAAGGCCGCTGCCGAAGAGGCCGCCAAGCTTGCCGCCGAAGCCAAAGCCGCCGCAATCCGGGCTAAGGAGGCCGCCGATAGGGCCGCCGCCGCCGCTGCAGCCGCCCCCGCAAATAACGGAGCCCAGACCGCCGCCAAAAGCGCTGAGGAGGCTGCGGTTGTTGCCGCCCTAAACGCCGCTGAAAAGACACGGGCCGCTGAAGAAGCCGCCGCACGACGGCCCCCGGTATTCCGCGGGGATGAGCAGACCGTGCTGGTGATATATAAAAACGGTCAGGCCGAATCGATACGCTGGTACAACGACGGGGAAAGCGCCTTTGCTGCAAGCTTTCCCAGCCTTGGTTCCGCCCCGCTGGCGGCGGTAAACCGGGAGGACACCATTGGGGCCGCCATGGCAAACGGTAAGGTACTCCTCTTTTCCAGCCGAGGACGGGCCCTCTGGTCCGTGGACAGCCCCACCGGGGACAGTTCCCCCGAAGCTGCCGCAAACACATCCCTGCTCTACGATGAGCGGGGAATCTACGCCCTCACCAGGAACGGCGCCGCCGGATATGGGATCGACGGGAAGCAGCTCTGGACCCTACCGACCCAGGGAACGGCAAGCCCTCCGGCCTTTTCCGATGAGGGAATACTCTACTCCGGGGGCAGCGACTGGGTTCTCTATGCCTACCATATGGAGGATACGGTTAAAATCCGGAAACAGTCCATCTACGGGCCGGCGGCTGAGGGCAGCTACAGTAACGGCGATCCCCGGCCTTCGCCCTGGGCTGCGGACAATGACCGGTATGAACCGGCGGTAATGGGTGAACGGCTTGCTCTCATCTCCACCGCCATACGGAACGGCCAGGTGGGGGCCCGTGAACGGGACTACACAGCCTACCTGATGGAAGTAGCCGGAAGCTTGGCGGAGGCCCCGATGAACCAGTCTCTGCTCCATCCCCTGGTCCATGTTCATTATCGGGTGGAAGCGGCTCGGCTCCTATCCTATATCGGCTCCCGGGAAACCGTACCCTTCCTGGCGGATCTCTGCCGCAACGACCCGGACTCCGTGGTCAAATCCACCGCAGCGGAGGCTATCGGTTATATCGGGGTTGATCCCGAGGGAACTGCCTTTACCGCCTTTACCTACCTAATCTTCCCCCTAGCCCCCACCAGGGACGAGCGTCTCATGGCCGCCATAGCTGTAGCCACGGGCTCCCTCTGCCGCTTTTCCGGCCCCCCCTTAAGCGAAACCGGAACCCGGCTCCTGACCGCCCTGGCCAGCCTGGGCCCAAGCTTTGCCCAAGCCGTAGCCCGCAAGGAACTCCACTCCCTCTATTACTAA
- the pcnB gene encoding polynucleotide adenylyltransferase PcnB: MRIRYGAEKNGKPVKKAIVYTQNEHGISFSDVDSDAVYIIERLRANGFETYIVGGAVRDLMLRKKPKDFDIVSEASPTRIKKIFRNARVIGRRFRLVHVYFGPKIFEVSTFRSLKDGSTSNTFGTIEEDVLRRDFSINALFYDPGKQVVVDYVGGMKDIRNKLIRPIIPLSFIFKDDPVRMIRAVKYAATTGFKIPLTLRWKIKKQASLLAPVSPSRLTEEIFKIIHSPCAAEITESLEYFGLYRYLQPNASRQMKESEKFRSRYLKGLGELSRNGNPKPGETLAALIRDYLVDFIDWDAEGLTENYKIAFMAARQFVLPMNPPRMELDHAVRLIFAEHGQNVKKVRFFDRGKPQVQDREPLAAPDFPGPGILPPHPSVTSPAGEGGAKKRRRRRHKPHSNPAAPKTE, from the coding sequence TTGCGCATCCGATATGGGGCGGAAAAGAACGGCAAACCCGTTAAAAAAGCGATTGTTTATACACAAAACGAACACGGCATCAGTTTTTCTGATGTGGACAGTGATGCGGTGTATATCATCGAGCGGCTGCGGGCCAATGGTTTTGAGACCTACATAGTCGGCGGCGCGGTTCGGGACCTCATGCTGAGGAAAAAGCCTAAGGATTTTGACATCGTAAGCGAAGCCAGCCCCACCAGGATCAAGAAGATATTCCGGAACGCCCGGGTTATAGGCCGCCGTTTCAGGCTGGTCCATGTGTACTTTGGTCCGAAAATTTTTGAAGTTTCCACCTTCCGTTCCCTCAAGGACGGTTCCACCAGCAATACCTTCGGGACCATAGAGGAGGATGTGCTTCGCCGGGATTTTTCCATAAATGCCCTTTTTTATGATCCCGGTAAACAGGTGGTGGTGGACTATGTGGGGGGCATGAAGGATATCCGGAATAAGCTGATACGCCCCATCATCCCCCTGTCCTTTATCTTTAAGGATGATCCGGTGCGGATGATCCGGGCGGTCAAGTACGCCGCCACTACGGGATTTAAAATCCCCCTTACCCTGAGATGGAAAATAAAAAAACAAGCTTCCCTGCTCGCTCCGGTATCCCCCTCACGGCTTACGGAGGAGATCTTCAAGATCATCCATTCCCCCTGTGCCGCAGAGATAACAGAAAGCCTTGAATACTTCGGCCTCTACCGGTACCTCCAGCCCAATGCCTCGCGCCAGATGAAGGAAAGCGAAAAATTCCGGTCCCGGTATCTGAAGGGTCTGGGTGAATTGAGCCGGAACGGAAACCCGAAACCCGGAGAAACTCTGGCAGCCCTGATTCGGGATTATCTGGTTGATTTTATTGACTGGGACGCCGAGGGACTGACGGAAAACTACAAGATCGCCTTCATGGCCGCCCGGCAGTTCGTCCTTCCCATGAACCCTCCCCGGATGGAACTGGACCATGCGGTACGGCTTATTTTTGCTGAGCATGGCCAGAACGTAAAGAAGGTCCGCTTTTTTGACCGGGGCAAACCCCAAGTTCAGGATCGTGAACCCCTGGCCGCCCCCGATTTCCCGGGTCCCGGCATACTTCCCCCGCATCCTTCCGTTACATCCCCTGCCGGAGAAGGGGGCGCTAAAAAACGCCGCCGCCGCAGACACAAGCCGCACAGTAATCCTGCTGCGCCAAAAACAGAATAG
- a CDS encoding alpha/beta hydrolase produces MVEEWVTSDDGARLFLRRWVPQGPARAVLLIVHGMAEHSLRYEPLALRLAGAGFEVWAADARGHGMTADRTVNDPGNGGLLGHCADRNGFFRVVADINILVDAVKEAHPKLPLYILGHSWGSFLTQAYIEAHGDRLAGCLLSGTRGPDGLKITLGAPLMGLIAMLRGSRRPSRLSVALADGAYNKPFRPNRTPYDWLSRDDKQNDAFAVDPLCGNTCSSGFYRDLIQALGAIHRPQAMERIPRTLPIYIFSGSADPVGDMGKSPTALINAYRSMGIHDLEFVLYPDARHELLNETNREEVMGNILRWLTPRLPQ; encoded by the coding sequence ATGGTTGAAGAATGGGTAACAAGCGATGACGGCGCCCGCCTTTTTCTTAGGCGCTGGGTGCCCCAGGGACCGGCCCGGGCGGTATTGCTTATCGTTCATGGAATGGCGGAACATTCCCTCCGGTATGAGCCCCTGGCTTTGCGGTTAGCCGGAGCGGGTTTTGAGGTATGGGCGGCGGATGCCCGGGGACACGGCATGACCGCCGATAGGACGGTGAACGATCCCGGCAATGGAGGCCTCCTGGGGCATTGTGCGGATAGGAACGGTTTTTTCCGGGTAGTTGCGGATATCAATATCCTGGTTGATGCCGTTAAGGAAGCCCACCCCAAGCTCCCCCTGTATATCCTGGGTCATTCATGGGGTTCCTTTCTAACCCAAGCCTATATCGAAGCCCACGGTGACCGTCTGGCCGGGTGCCTGCTTTCGGGAACCCGGGGGCCCGATGGCCTGAAAATCACCCTTGGGGCGCCCCTGATGGGCCTTATCGCCATGCTCCGGGGGAGCCGCCGGCCTTCCCGTCTGTCCGTGGCCCTGGCGGATGGCGCCTATAATAAGCCTTTTCGCCCTAATCGGACTCCCTATGATTGGCTTTCCCGGGATGACAAACAGAACGACGCCTTTGCGGTGGATCCCCTCTGCGGAAACACCTGTTCCTCCGGGTTCTACCGGGACCTGATCCAGGCGCTTGGGGCGATACACCGGCCCCAAGCCATGGAACGTATCCCCCGGACCCTGCCTATATACATTTTTAGCGGCAGCGCCGATCCCGTGGGGGATATGGGGAAAAGCCCCACCGCCCTGATCAACGCCTACCGGTCCATGGGTATCCACGACTTGGAATTTGTCCTCTACCCCGATGCCCGGCATGAACTCTTAAACGAAACCAACCGGGAAGAAGTGATGGGCAATATCCTCCGCTGGCTTACCCCCCGTCTGCCGCAATAG
- a CDS encoding P83/100 family protein yields MFPHRYICLCTLILALVPLASLFPQVDSGELSAGQEPVEFINYEGPQSRIETRAQIRSIGFALGQAVRSGASNTGAGSRYFVIHSVSDPEGTKLDADILGLGLNVGVDHIRNLRLIIQGYLEGAYAYSERDAATLAQFITIYNAVFRGKWEFWNSKYKTPVIGNLTPEKVGLSTRYDQWPGNALIVIPLQTALAGSLSAIDTSTLTEGEVIDELRQDDDRGIPPRRDMVDIKEREADQAEQKAAEQRRDVVKEEQAIVQDRQQNAEERKQIEEDRKQVQEDKEAGKITEDEAKKTEDELAAREAASDEKEEELAQREEALEEKREEAQKSEEFAEQKSAEAQAERQEIAQDQQGIINQEAAQEPTGILGMNLLNADSALGRLVRLAADSAEVLKSSAMNSINARTLTLIDGKILAVAGENRGNSAIRLVEINPATLEMAAQGDDDIHPRSLLWVNGSDIYAFTVSAEGLFLGRYNTSLARQARSSVTVHPFATVTFHDDVLVTQNTDGQAVVLNAQNLTERK; encoded by the coding sequence ATGTTCCCGCATAGATATATATGCTTATGTACCCTGATATTGGCCCTGGTTCCCTTGGCGTCCCTCTTCCCGCAGGTTGATTCCGGAGAATTGTCGGCGGGGCAGGAACCGGTGGAATTCATTAACTATGAAGGACCCCAGAGCCGTATCGAAACCCGGGCGCAGATCCGGAGTATCGGGTTTGCCCTAGGCCAGGCTGTTCGGTCCGGCGCCTCCAACACCGGGGCCGGCAGCCGTTATTTTGTGATCCACTCGGTGAGCGATCCCGAGGGGACGAAGCTTGACGCTGATATTTTGGGACTCGGGCTTAATGTAGGGGTAGATCATATACGCAACCTCCGGCTGATCATCCAGGGCTACCTTGAAGGGGCTTACGCATACAGCGAGCGGGATGCCGCCACCCTGGCCCAGTTTATCACCATTTACAATGCGGTATTCCGCGGGAAATGGGAGTTCTGGAACTCGAAGTACAAAACACCGGTAATCGGAAACCTGACCCCGGAAAAAGTAGGGCTTTCCACCCGCTATGACCAGTGGCCGGGAAACGCACTAATAGTGATTCCCCTCCAAACCGCCCTGGCCGGTTCCCTCAGCGCCATTGATACCAGTACCCTGACCGAGGGCGAGGTGATCGACGAACTGCGCCAGGACGACGACCGGGGCATTCCCCCGCGGCGTGATATGGTTGATATCAAAGAACGGGAAGCCGACCAGGCGGAACAGAAGGCTGCGGAACAACGGCGGGATGTGGTTAAGGAAGAACAGGCCATTGTCCAGGACCGGCAGCAAAACGCCGAGGAGCGAAAGCAGATCGAAGAAGACCGGAAGCAGGTCCAGGAGGACAAGGAAGCCGGTAAGATAACGGAAGATGAAGCGAAGAAAACTGAGGATGAACTTGCCGCCCGGGAAGCCGCCTCTGACGAAAAGGAAGAGGAGTTAGCCCAGCGGGAAGAGGCGCTGGAAGAGAAGCGGGAAGAAGCCCAAAAGTCCGAGGAATTTGCGGAACAGAAATCCGCCGAAGCCCAGGCGGAACGGCAGGAAATAGCCCAGGATCAGCAGGGCATTATCAACCAGGAAGCCGCCCAGGAGCCCACAGGAATACTGGGGATGAACCTCTTAAACGCCGATTCCGCCCTGGGACGGCTTGTACGGCTTGCGGCCGATTCAGCGGAGGTACTTAAATCTTCCGCCATGAACAGCATCAATGCCCGGACCCTCACCCTTATTGACGGGAAAATCCTGGCGGTGGCCGGGGAAAACCGGGGAAACAGCGCCATACGGCTGGTGGAGATCAACCCCGCTACCCTGGAGATGGCCGCACAGGGGGACGACGATATCCACCCCCGGAGTCTCCTCTGGGTGAACGGTTCGGATATCTACGCCTTCACGGTTTCTGCGGAGGGCCTCTTCTTAGGCCGGTATAACACAAGCCTTGCCCGCCAGGCACGGTCAAGCGTCACGGTGCATCCCTTTGCTACGGTGACCTTCCATGATGATGTACTTGTTACTCAGAACACCGATGGTCAGGCGGTCGTTCTCAATGCTCAGAATCTGACCGAAAGGAAGTAG
- a CDS encoding class I SAM-dependent RNA methyltransferase, whose amino-acid sequence MAVGEIFTAPVEHIASGGAGILSFQGKRIFMDLSAPGDTVTGRITLENRHWARAELVELSTASPLRAEPACPLYGICGGCSLQHLNYETQLAEKTLILRDAFTRLGGIPLPNEIPLIPSPPWEYRNRIQLHRIPNRKGGNALGFKARKSDAIIPITDCPVSDPELRAVLREASAQPPSGQDRFTLYSRGNTLVSEGSIRGKTQRRGTVILRGKEIRMDAGVFFQSNGAMLERLIDDLLSIAAEADTGLPMADLYCGVGTFAAFLGKQFPRADLVEENPEAIVLARENTRGMETRLFAQTGDLWVQGCSMDTRYGFMVADPPRQGLSPALRRALAQKGPPVLAYVSCDPATLARDSGELLAGGYRLDSLTGYDFYPQTAHIESLAVFTR is encoded by the coding sequence ATGGCAGTCGGTGAAATCTTTACCGCCCCGGTGGAGCATATTGCCTCAGGCGGCGCGGGTATCCTGAGTTTTCAGGGCAAACGAATTTTTATGGACCTCAGCGCTCCGGGGGATACCGTGACCGGCCGGATTACCCTGGAAAACCGCCACTGGGCCCGGGCCGAACTGGTGGAACTGTCCACAGCCTCCCCCCTCCGGGCTGAACCGGCCTGCCCCCTCTACGGGATATGCGGCGGCTGTTCCCTCCAGCACCTAAACTACGAAACTCAGCTTGCGGAAAAAACGCTTATACTCCGGGATGCCTTTACCCGCCTAGGCGGTATCCCCCTGCCCAATGAGATACCCCTTATCCCCTCCCCTCCCTGGGAATACCGGAACCGTATACAACTGCACCGTATTCCCAATCGTAAAGGGGGAAACGCCTTGGGCTTCAAGGCCCGCAAAAGCGATGCAATCATCCCCATTACGGACTGCCCCGTCTCCGATCCGGAACTCCGGGCGGTTCTCCGGGAAGCTTCCGCCCAGCCGCCCTCCGGCCAGGACCGGTTTACCCTCTATTCCCGAGGCAATACCCTGGTAAGCGAGGGGAGTATCCGGGGTAAAACCCAGCGCCGGGGCACCGTAATACTGCGTGGTAAGGAGATCCGCATGGACGCAGGGGTGTTTTTCCAGAGCAACGGCGCCATGCTGGAAAGGCTCATCGACGACCTGCTCAGTATTGCTGCGGAAGCGGATACGGGGCTCCCCATGGCGGATCTGTACTGCGGGGTGGGAACCTTCGCGGCCTTTCTGGGGAAACAATTTCCCCGCGCGGATCTGGTAGAGGAGAACCCGGAAGCCATAGTCCTGGCCCGGGAAAACACCCGGGGTATGGAAACCCGGCTCTTCGCCCAAACCGGGGATCTCTGGGTACAGGGCTGTAGTATGGATACCCGGTACGGCTTTATGGTAGCCGACCCGCCCCGCCAGGGTCTCTCCCCTGCCCTGCGCCGGGCCCTGGCCCAAAAGGGCCCCCCGGTTCTGGCCTATGTGTCCTGCGATCCCGCCACCCTGGCCCGGGACAGCGGGGAATTATTGGCCGGAGGCTACCGGCTGGATAGTCTCACGGGCTACGATTTTTATCCCCAGACCGCGCATATCGAAAGTTTAGCGGTGTTTACGCGATAA